GCGTTTGCCCGCAATTTCACGAAACAGGCATGAGATTGCGCCCTGAGGGAAGTTATATGCCTCGACCTTGTTTTCCAGCGCCATTTTACCGAGTTTGGGTGCCAGGTTCCAGTAGCCTTCGATCACCCGTTTGATCAGGCCCTCATGCGCCAGATGGTTGAGCCCTTTGTCTTTTCCGTCTCCCTGACCGGCTGCCCCTACAATGGTCAGGTTCCTGGGACGGCCTTTTTCAAGGAATATTCGTTCAATACCGGATGTAAGCTCTTCAGGGTGGGCATTGCCCACGAAACCGCCTACGGCAACTGTATCACCGTCTTTGATCAGTCCGATCGCCTGCTCCACGCTCATGATTTTGCCTGACATGTCAGCCTCCATAGACAAGCTTTATAAGCTCGAATATCTTGTCATCCCGCCATTTGACAAAATCCTTGAAGCTGCGGCCTTTCATCTCTTCCTTAATGCCTTCGATTAGCTTTTCCTTCATCGGTTCGGTTATATAATTCCAGGTTGTCAGCTCCTCCCAGATTGCCTTGAATGTCGTGTTGCCGATGCCGTCGATGAAGTGGCCGACGCCCCCGTCTTCTCCTCCGCCCAGATGGTAGATCATGTGCGAACCCATAAGCGCCCATCTGAGCCCGGGGCCTGCATAAAGCGCCTTGTCAACATCTTCCACACTGGCGACTCCGTTTTCCACAAGGTCGATGGCTTCGCGCCACAGCGCTACTGCAAGCCTGTTGCCGATGAATCCGGGCACCTCTTTTTTAACAAGGACGGGTATCTTGCCGAGATGTTCCATGAATCTGATGCTGGTCTTGACCGTGGCATCGGACGTATCCCTGCCTGGTACGATTTCGATCAGGGGAATAAGGTGCGGCGGATTCCATGGATGGGTAATGACGCACCTGTCCTTGTGTTTTACCGATTGCTGAATTTCGCTCATGCATAAACCCGAAGAGCTGCTCCCGATTATTGTCGAAGCAGGAGCATGGCGGTCGATCTCTTCGAATACGGGCTTTTTGATTTCATATGTCTCGCCTGAACATTCCTCAATGAAATGGGCATCGCTGACGGCCTCTTTGATCTCCGAAACAAACCTGACCCGCTCAACAGCCTGGTTGCGGTCTTCTTTTGTCAAAACCCCTTTTTCAACAAAGAAATCGAGGTTAGAGCAGACCTGTTGATATCCCTTTTCCCTTGTTTCAGGTCTTCTCGAATAGGCCGTAACCCGGTATCCTTTCTGTGCGAAAAGAGATACCCAGGCGGAGCCGATCACTCCTGTGCCTATTACTGCAACCCTTTCAATTCCATCCATTCCAGATACCTCTTATGAAGATAAAATATTGCTTATTAAGAAAAGATATTCGCAGGCCCGATTTATCAGGCTGCTTTAGCAAGTTTTTCGGCTTCTCTGGTATGAGCACCCCATGGATTGATATCGGGATTTTCCTTGCAGCCCGGGCAGAAATATTTCGCACTCAGGTCTTCAGCGCCCGAACCCCAGATTTCAAGTGTGATGCACTCCTTGCATATCGGTCTTCCGCAATGATCACATGTTGTTGTTGCCGGCTCTTTCCCGCATGCGATACAGATGTTCTTTTTAACAGGTTTCTTCATCTGAGTTCCTCCTTTTCAGTTGGATAACTCTAAGCCAGATGCATGCCAAAAATCAGAGGAATTGGAATAAAAAATATAACTCTTTGATATTGCGTAATATCTAATTTATTAACGATCCGGCAAAAATGCGGTTTATGGTATGGCTGCCGTATAAACACCCCCGAGTTTATGGTGTGTTTATACTTATCAGAGGAAAAGGCTGCCGCAGGTTCATGCGCCTTATTTTATCAGCCCCTTGTATCTTGCATATCTGACCATGCAGCTGAACGCATAGACGGCACGTTCTGGCGTGGGATAGGATGGAACGCCGAGTTTCATGAAGCCTTCATGCACATGTCTGGCCTCTTTTTCTGTGCCTCCGTAATAGCTTACGAAAACGGGCTTGTGAGGGTGGGCCCTTATGATGTCGCCGAAGGCTTCCTCTATATCGTATATGGTTTCTGGCATCAGAACGAAAATGATCATGACTGCGTCGATGTCATTCTGATCCAGTAGGCACGAGGCTATATGGCTCATTGTTTTTTTTGATCCATGCTGTTCGGTTGCAGACCAGATGTCTACCGGGTTCCTGACCGGGGCCCATGACGGCATCACCTCGCCGAGCTTTTTAAGCGTTTCAGGCTTCAGTTCCGGCAGTTCAATCCCGTGCTCGTCACATGCATCAGTTGTCACAACGCAGCCCATGCCGGTGATAGACAGAACTCCCATTCTGTTGCCTTTCGGCAGGGGCAGGGCTTCAAAGGCCGCCAATGTGTCGAAGAAGCTTTCGGAATCGTGAGTGCGAACGAGTCCGGTCCTTCTGCATACGGCATTAAAAACCTCGTCCGAACCTGCAAGAGAACCTGTATGGGACGCAATCGCCTGAGCACCGGCCTCTGTCCGTCCCGACTTGATTACAACTACCGGTTTTTTCGAGCTGGCTTTTGCCGAAGCCCTTATGAACCTCTCGCCATCGCTCACCCCTTCCAGGTACATGCCGAGCGTGGTCGTA
The nucleotide sequence above comes from Desulfomonilia bacterium. Encoded proteins:
- a CDS encoding B-box zinc finger protein, whose translation is MKKPVKKNICIACGKEPATTTCDHCGRPICKECITLEIWGSGAEDLSAKYFCPGCKENPDINPWGAHTREAEKLAKAA
- a CDS encoding 3-hydroxyacyl-CoA dehydrogenase NAD-binding domain-containing protein, coding for MDGIERVAVIGTGVIGSAWVSLFAQKGYRVTAYSRRPETREKGYQQVCSNLDFFVEKGVLTKEDRNQAVERVRFVSEIKEAVSDAHFIEECSGETYEIKKPVFEEIDRHAPASTIIGSSSSGLCMSEIQQSVKHKDRCVITHPWNPPHLIPLIEIVPGRDTSDATVKTSIRFMEHLGKIPVLVKKEVPGFIGNRLAVALWREAIDLVENGVASVEDVDKALYAGPGLRWALMGSHMIYHLGGGEDGGVGHFIDGIGNTTFKAIWEELTTWNYITEPMKEKLIEGIKEEMKGRSFKDFVKWRDDKIFELIKLVYGG